From the Streptococcus sanguinis genome, the window AAATAGAGAAAATTTGATATAATGAAGAGCAATGTAAAAATGGAAATAGAGGAGTTCTCGATATGAATTTAGTTTTAGCAATTTTCTTGATTATGGCAGCATTTGCTGGAGGCGTGATTTTGGGTATGTATCTGCTTCGTCGGCAAGTTGAGAAGGAATTTGCAGAAAATCCGCGTCTGAATGTAGAAGCAGTTCGGACCTTGCTTAGCGCTAGCGGTCAACGGCCAAATGAAGCGAAAGTACAGCAAGTCTATCGTCAAATTATCAGCCAGCAGAAAGCTGCGCTTGCTAAGAGTAAAAAGAAAAAATAATTTTCTAGTGGCTGGCTGTTAATGCCAGTAGAGAAAATCTATAAAAAAATGGGGATTTGGAATCGGCTTCCAGTCCCTTGTTTTAGAAAGAAGACCTTATGGATAATCGACCAATCGGTTTTTTAGACTCAGGAGTGGGCGGTTTGACTGTAGTCCGTGAGCTCATGCGGCAGCTCCCCCACGAAGAGGTCATTTATATCGGAGATTCGGCGCGGGCTCCTTACGGTCCAAGGCCTGCTGAGCAGATTCGCGCTTATACCTGGCAATTGGTTAACTTTCTCCTGACCAAGGATGTTAAGATGATTGTCATTGCCTGCAATACAGCGACTGCTGTTGTCTGGGAAGAAGTGAAGGAAAAGCTGGATATTCCAGTACTGGGCGTGATTCTGCCGGGGGCTAGTGCAGCTATTAAGTCAACTGCCAGCGGCCGCATCGGTGTTATCGGAACGCCAATGACAGTTTCTTCTGATATCTATCGGCAGAAGATTGAAGCGCTCTCGCCGGAGATGCAGGTGGAAAGTTTGGCCTGCCCTAAGTTTGTACCTTTGGTAGAGTCCAATGAACTTCATTCCAGTCTTACCAAAAAAGTTGTCTATGAAACCCTGCAGCCTCTGGCTGGCCAGGTAGATACCCTCGTCTTGGGTTGCACCCACTATCCCTTGCTCCGGCCTATTATTCAAAATAGGATGGGACCAAATGTGAAGCTGATTGACAGCGGGGCAGAGTGCGTACGGGATATTTCTGTCCTGCTCAATTACTTTGAAATCAACCGCAGCCGGGAAAAACAGGAGCTCAACCACCAATTTTACACAACTGCCAATGCTAAAAGCTTTTCGGAGATTGCAGAAAGCTGGCTGGGCCTGAAAGTGAATGTGGAGCATGTAAGCTTATGACAAATAAAATTTATGAATACATTGACGAGAACAATTGGTATATCGGAGAATGGACCCGCTTTCGCAAGGCAGGCTATCATTTCAATGATATCCCTTACAGGCTCTTGGAGCATATTGATGCAGAGTTGTGTGAGCTGATTGAGCGAGATTT encodes:
- a CDS encoding YneF family protein, which codes for MNLVLAIFLIMAAFAGGVILGMYLLRRQVEKEFAENPRLNVEAVRTLLSASGQRPNEAKVQQVYRQIISQQKAALAKSKKKK
- the racE gene encoding glutamate racemase produces the protein MDNRPIGFLDSGVGGLTVVRELMRQLPHEEVIYIGDSARAPYGPRPAEQIRAYTWQLVNFLLTKDVKMIVIACNTATAVVWEEVKEKLDIPVLGVILPGASAAIKSTASGRIGVIGTPMTVSSDIYRQKIEALSPEMQVESLACPKFVPLVESNELHSSLTKKVVYETLQPLAGQVDTLVLGCTHYPLLRPIIQNRMGPNVKLIDSGAECVRDISVLLNYFEINRSREKQELNHQFYTTANAKSFSEIAESWLGLKVNVEHVSL